In a single window of the Osmerus eperlanus chromosome 2, fOsmEpe2.1, whole genome shotgun sequence genome:
- the LOC134010219 gene encoding 4-galactosyl-N-acetylglucosaminide 3-alpha-L-fucosyltransferase 9-like: protein MSVSFRRIGRWVWTVFFLLAFLVSSFLFYSSPSDWVALLAKNFNLQSREVIVLVWHWPFGHPFELTACGSRFNIHGCHLTAEKELFSKADAVLIHHREIATDCSNLPTFPRPPSQKWVWMNHESPSNTEEIACLENVFNLTLSYRQDADIHMPYGSIVMTEKRPTVIPFKKRLVCWFVSNWKPQHKRVWYYKELRNHIRIHTYGLPFGRKVTESDYRLIVSSCKFYLSFENSIHTDYITEKLYKALKLGSVPIVMGPSRQNYEKFIPGDAFIHVDDFESPLGLAKHLQHLDQNEHSYRGFFRWQKDHEVSLTGIPLQNACYTCDYIRRHPERRTIKQLYKWFWDDTELS, encoded by the coding sequence ATGTCTGTATCATTCCGTAGGATCGGACGATGGGTCtggacagttttttttctgCTGGCCTTTCTggtctcctccttcctgttctaCAGTTCCCCATCCGATTGGGTCGCACTCCTGGCTAAGAATTTCAATTTGCAGTCAAGGGAAGTGATTGTGCTGGTCTGGCACTGGCCCTTTGGACATCCATTTGAGCTGACAGCTTGTGGCTCAAGGTTCAACATCCATGGCTGTCATCTAACAGCTGAAAAGGAGCTCTTCAGCAAAGCTGATGCTGTTCTCATCCACCACAGAGAGATAGCCACGGATTGCTCTAATCTGCCTACGTTCCCCCGACCCCCCTCCCAGAAATGGGTGTGGATGAATCATGAATCCCCCTCTAACACAGAAGAAATTGCGTGCCTGGAAAATGTCTTCAACTTGACCCTCAGTTACAGACAGGATGCAGATATCCACATGCCTTATGGATCCATCGTCATGACAGAGAAGAGGCCAACCGTCATCCCCTTCAAAAAGAGACTGGTCTGCTGGTTTGTCAGCAACTGGAAACCGCAGCATAAAAGAGTGTGGTATTACAAGGAGTTACGCAATCACATCCGCATTCACACATATGGGCTCCCTTTTGGCAGAAAGGTCACTGAGAGTGACTACAGGCTCATTGTCTCCAGTTGTAAGTTCTACTTGTCCTTTGAGAACTCCATACACACGGACTACATCACAGAGAAACTCTACAAAGCCCTCAAGTTGGGTTCCGTTCCTATAGTGATGGGCCCATCCAGACAGAACTACGAGAAGTTCATCCCCGGAGACGCCTTCATCCACGTGGATGACTTTGAGTCTCCCTTGGGCCTAGCCAAACACCTCCAGCACCTGGACCAGAACGAGCACAGCTATCGTGGGTTCTTCCGGTGGCAGAAGGACCATGAGGTGAGCCTCACTGGCATCCCCCTGCAGAACGCCTGTTACACCTGCGACTATATCCGACGCCATCCTGAGCGTCGGACCATCAAGCAACTCTACAAATGGTTCTGGGACGACACAGAATTGAGCTGA